A window from Athalia rosae chromosome 5, iyAthRosa1.1, whole genome shotgun sequence encodes these proteins:
- the LOC105692919 gene encoding serine--tRNA synthetase-like protein Slimp, with the protein MALICTRLSGLLHLAVRKSVSSFSQKPSPNILTRFNSSALFIPGNKANETFAVLTPYFDCDERFSNMDELKKNLQLRGLDMDVDSIKKSWDFYKKVNSDRVSIEDRRVEVATQIKARSQKTDRTENDELEIARLKSLGKVLREDLKVLKEVLWELEGSVIIKALKLPNFIHDQIPETVPSVLHTVGETISTNTGSSSKNHIEIGERLGLLDYTSPMNYYLLNDAALFELGILRLASDVLSSVDMLHVTGLDFTRSVIVEGAGVDHEDHDVTFILQDNEEIDQHSCNRMHLVGGASLASFLAMHTKQLINPKDFPLRYYATGRQYNPFSRTMQEAGLFTVCQSSVVEVFTVVKDFRNSEYRDEFDKIIRLTQLLYDELCSHHRTVVRPARELRSWESMRVSFEVWSSYLSRYVEVGHISMCGEYFSKRLLIGCQTPHGRTFPSVISGTILSVPRLLGCLLEQYPDGFLIPEKVKEHICVPSSSNISG; encoded by the coding sequence ATGGCACTCATTTGTACTAGATTATCAGGCCTGCTCCATTTAGCTGTCAGAAAAAGTGTTTCTAGTTTTAGCCAAAAACCGTCCCCGAATATATTAACCCGGTTTAATAGCTCTGCGTTATTTATTCCTGGGAATAAGGCGAATGAAACCTTTGCAGTGTTAACACCTTACTTCGACTGTGATGAACGTTTTTCAAACATggatgaattaaaaaagaacTTGCAACTTCGAGGGTTGGATATGGATGTGGATAGCATAAAGAAGTCGTgggatttttataaaaaagttAATTCAGATCGCGTGTCAATAGAGGACAGAAGAGTCGAAGTGGCTACTCAAATCAAAGCTCGATCCCAAAAAACTGACCGAACTGAAAATGATGAGCTTGAAATTGCCCGGCTCAAAAGCCTTGGCAAAGTTCTGAGGGAGGATTTGAAAGTCTTAAAAGAAGTCTTGTGGGAATTGGAAGGCTCTGTTATTATTAAAGCATTAAAATTGCCGAATTTTATACACGACCAAATTCCTGAAACAGTTCCGTCGGTCCTTCATACAGTTGGAGAAACCATTTCTACCAATACCGGGAGTTCATCAAAGAATCATATAGAAATTGGCGAGCGCTTAGGCCTTCTAGATTATACCAGCCCTATGAATTACTACTTACTAAATGATGCAGCTCTTTTTGAATTGGGTATACTTCGATTGGCCAGCGACGTGCTCAGCTCGGTTGACATGCTGCACGTTACTGGTCTGGATTTTACCCGTAGTGTAATTGTAGAGGGTGCTGGTGTTGATCACGAAGATCATGACGTAACATTTATTCTTCAGGATAATGAAGAAATTGACCAGCATTCTTGCAATCGGATGCACCTTGTGGGGGGTGCAAGCCTGGCATCTTTTCTTGCAATGCATACAAAGCAATTGATCAATCCAAAAGATTTTCCTTTGAGGTATTATGCAACAGGGAGACAGTATAATCCTTTTTCGCGTACTATGCAAGAAGCTGGATTGTTTACAGTGTGTCAGTCTTCTGTTGTTGAAGTTTTTACAGTTGTTAAAGACTTTAGAAATAGTGAATATAGAGATGAATTCGATAAGATCATTAGGTTGACACAGCTTCTGTACGACGAACTTTGCAGTCACCATCGAACTGTGGTAAGACCGGCAAGAGAATTAAGGTCATGGGAGAGCATGCGTGTTTCATTCGAAGTCTGGTCTTCGTATCTCTCAAGATATGTAGAAGTTGGGCATATTTCCATGTGCGGCGAATATTTTAGCAAGAGATTATTGATTGGCTGTCAAACACCGCATGGCAGAACTTTTCCGTCAGTAATTTCTGGTACTATATTATCTGTTCCAAGGCTTCTCGGATGTCTTCTAGAACAATACCCAGACGGGTTTTTAATTCCAGAAAAGGTAAAAGAACACATATGTGTACCATCTTCATCAAACATATCTGGATGa